Proteins from a single region of Oncorhynchus kisutch isolate 150728-3 unplaced genomic scaffold, Okis_V2 Okis01b-Okis20b_hom, whole genome shotgun sequence:
- the LOC109886005 gene encoding LOW QUALITY PROTEIN: suppressor of cytokine signaling 1 (The sequence of the model RefSeq protein was modified relative to this genomic sequence to represent the inferred CDS: inserted 1 base in 1 codon), translating into GTTQNQDGTQQLPGETLEHVEQQNRVQEQQNQLLELENFELLGQENELLEQQNLEQQIQLLELENTVQTSTDNRSRPPDKTSSGGALHPWWPQQSSFRATRPSVPLPCLGPLLHLPDPIPDSWPTHLRPFSASXEYLLVRHTHRQLVHSGYYWGPMEMEEAHRTLLLTPPGSFLIRDSSQPDVFFTLSYHGDRGPVSVRVLLTSQSFRLNGSNKAFDSLFALLRFYVESSHRRLRRAWRREQPMTLQQLCRGRIVELYGAERIDSLPGLNQVVIQYLQDYPYSV; encoded by the exons GGCACCACGCAGAACCAGGACGGAACCCAGCAGCTTCCGGGGGAAACCCTAGAACACGTAGAACAACAGAACCGCGTTCAAGAACAACAGAACCAACTCCTAGAACTCGAGAACTTCGAACTCTTAGGTCAAGAGAATGAACTCTTAGAACAACAGAACCTAGAACAACAGATCCAACTCTTAGAACTAGAGAATACAGTCCAGACCAGCACAGACAACCGGTCCAGACCTCCAGACAAGACCAGTTCTGGCGGTGCCCTCCATCCCTGGTGGCCTCAACAGAGCAGCTTTAGAGCGACTAGACCCAGtgtccctctcccctgcctcGGCCCTCTTCTCCACTTGCCCGATCCGATCCCAGACTCCTGGCCCACACACCTCCGGCCCTTCTCAGCCA AGGAGTATCTTCTAGTGCGACACACACACCGTCAGCTGGTTCACAGTGGCTACTACTGGGGCCCTATGGAGATGGAGGAGGCCCACCGCACACTGCTACTCACACCGCCTGGGAGCTTCCTCATCAG GGACAGCAGTCAGCCGGACGTCTTCTTCACCCTCAGTTACCACGGCGATCGGGGGCCCGTCAGTGTCCGCGTCCTCCTGACCAGTCAGAGTTTCCGCCTCAACGGCAGTAACAAGGCCTTTGATTCATTGTTCGCCTTGCTGCGGTTCTACGTGGAGTCATCCCATAGGCGGCTGCGGAGGGCGTGGCGCAGGGAGCAACCCATGACCTTACAGCAGCTGTGTAGGGGACGAATCGTGGAGTTGTACGGAGCGGAGAGGATAGATTCACTACCTGGGCTTAACCAGGTGGTCATACAGTATCTACAGGACTATCCTTATAGTGTATAG